The following coding sequences are from one Epilithonimonas vandammei window:
- a CDS encoding ISAon1 family transposase N-terminal region protein — translation MFTSPELLKLLLPEYLVAYFDIVKFEEKEGQLHIYFEEKNTIPKEFSSLHLQSKGFHEEITVDDFPLRGKPVKLHIQRRRWTDTKSGKILQRDWNLIAKGTRMTQDFAEFLKKISRY, via the coding sequence GTGTTTACAAGTCCAGAATTATTAAAGTTATTACTGCCCGAATATTTAGTGGCGTATTTCGATATTGTAAAATTTGAGGAAAAAGAAGGACAGCTTCATATTTATTTTGAAGAAAAGAATACCATTCCGAAAGAGTTTTCCTCACTTCATCTACAATCTAAAGGCTTTCATGAAGAAATTACGGTGGATGATTTTCCGCTTCGAGGAAAACCCGTAAAACTTCATATCCAACGTAGAAGATGGACAGACACAAAATCTGGAAAAATATTACAACGAGATTGGAATCTCATCGCAAAAGGCACTCGCATGACACAAGATTTTGCAGAGTTCTTAAAAAAAATCAGCCGATACTAA
- a CDS encoding IS3 family transposase — MVTPYQKERCIAYIREKRPEISYAKVCRVMGRSRTSKYYKKRMPEKDEKLREAITSILGTSRLGRKKVIVKVRKKYPGYGSSQIRRVYQKYGFSLYKRMKRKRFDNPANPISVPMERNDEWAMDFMSDALARGSRFRTLNIVDQYNRKCLGIDARTSMPSRAVIHFLERMIEKHGKPKGIRTDNGPEFTSGLFQDWLDKNNIEWVKIQKGKPQQNAIIERFNKTYREDVLDANLFFSLQDVKDLTERWIEDYNYERPHEALDFKTPSEYEAA, encoded by the coding sequence GTGGTAACACCTTATCAGAAGGAGCGTTGTATTGCTTATATTCGGGAGAAAAGACCGGAGATAAGTTATGCTAAGGTGTGCCGCGTAATGGGACGCTCAAGAACCTCAAAATATTATAAAAAACGGATGCCCGAAAAAGATGAAAAACTTCGAGAAGCCATCACCTCGATATTGGGAACCAGCAGGCTGGGACGCAAGAAAGTCATCGTGAAGGTTCGTAAAAAGTACCCGGGGTACGGTTCTTCGCAAATCCGAAGGGTCTATCAGAAGTATGGTTTTTCGCTTTACAAAAGAATGAAAAGGAAACGGTTTGACAATCCTGCCAATCCTATTTCCGTTCCCATGGAGCGAAATGATGAGTGGGCAATGGACTTTATGAGTGACGCACTGGCGAGGGGATCCCGATTTCGAACGCTGAATATTGTTGATCAGTACAACAGAAAATGTCTGGGGATTGATGCGCGTACATCCATGCCGTCCAGAGCGGTCATCCATTTTTTGGAGCGCATGATTGAGAAGCACGGCAAGCCCAAGGGAATACGCACGGACAACGGCCCGGAGTTTACCTCGGGCCTTTTCCAGGATTGGCTGGATAAAAACAACATTGAATGGGTTAAAATCCAAAAAGGAAAGCCACAGCAGAATGCCATTATCGAGCGTTTCAACAAAACCTACAGAGAAGATGTGCTGGACGCCAACCTTTTTTTCTCCCTTCAGGATGTAAAAGACCTTACGGAACGCTGGATAGAAGACTACAATTATGAACGTCCGCACGAAGCACTGGACTTTAAAACCCCATCGGAATATGAGGCAGCATAA
- a CDS encoding transposase: MAEICREYGISEQTFYNWKSKYGGMSLSELQRVKELEAENARLKRIVADQQISIDILKEVNSKKW, encoded by the coding sequence GTGGCGGAGATCTGCCGGGAATACGGTATCTCCGAACAAACATTTTACAACTGGAAGAGCAAGTATGGAGGAATGAGTCTTTCGGAACTCCAGCGCGTCAAGGAACTTGAAGCGGAGAATGCCCGTCTCAAGCGCATTGTGGCGGACCAGCAGATTTCCATCGATATTTTAAAGGAGGTCAACTCAAAAAAGTGGTAA
- a CDS encoding RES family NAD+ phosphorylase → MKYPICSECFYNEGLKLLCQKFGLKSNEKCCNCQKDYGYKISKENLHEISWEYFVNGSYYQSEYGGSSLIMFNEYQETDVDFGKYLKEDVPLIEKTLGIGFFYYAPRLYKLGLITQLEKLQSQDNSAEQVLNEIIEKFPTKVINEQNHFYRLRKNVSNPNDESQFDSPPIEYSGNGRLDSKDLNILYGSENIEICLHECRVSIIDDLYLAKLTPTKSLKILDLSAEISEDNTEFESLFLSVHYLFRAEEHSYDICKKISSFVYSKGYDGIIYPSYFSRVKTERIPNIALFGSPIEDGKIQIKNIDRIRIDKVDYNYTFGPLINQ, encoded by the coding sequence ATGAAATATCCTATTTGTTCAGAATGTTTTTATAATGAAGGCTTAAAATTACTTTGTCAAAAATTTGGATTAAAAAGCAATGAAAAATGTTGCAATTGTCAAAAAGATTACGGCTATAAAATTTCTAAAGAAAATTTGCACGAAATATCTTGGGAATATTTTGTTAATGGTAGTTATTACCAGTCAGAATATGGAGGTTCCTCTTTAATAATGTTTAATGAATATCAGGAAACAGATGTTGATTTTGGAAAATACTTAAAAGAAGATGTTCCACTGATAGAAAAAACTCTTGGAATTGGTTTTTTTTATTACGCACCAAGATTATATAAATTAGGACTAATAACACAATTAGAAAAATTACAAAGTCAAGATAATTCTGCAGAACAAGTATTAAATGAGATTATAGAAAAATTTCCAACAAAAGTAATTAATGAGCAAAATCATTTTTATAGATTAAGAAAAAATGTTTCCAATCCAAATGATGAGAGCCAATTTGATAGTCCTCCAATTGAATATTCAGGAAATGGAAGGTTAGATAGTAAAGATTTGAATATTCTTTATGGGTCAGAAAATATCGAAATTTGCTTGCACGAATGCAGAGTTTCTATAATTGACGATTTATATTTAGCAAAATTAACACCTACCAAGAGTTTAAAAATTTTAGACTTAAGTGCTGAAATTAGTGAAGATAATACAGAGTTTGAAAGCTTATTTTTAAGTGTACATTATCTTTTTAGAGCTGAAGAACATTCTTATGATATTTGTAAAAAAATTTCAAGTTTTGTTTATTCAAAAGGATATGACGGAATAATTTACCCTTCGTATTTTAGTAGAGTCAAAACTGAACGCATTCCAAATATTGCTTTATTTGGCTCTCCCATAGAAGATGGTAAAATTCAGATTAAAAATATTGATAGAATTAGAATTGATAAAGTAGATTATAATTATACTTTTGGGCCTTTAATAAATCAATAA
- a CDS encoding peptide chain release factor 3 translates to MSLQQEISKRKTFGIISHPDAGKTTLTEKLLLFGGAIQEAGAVKSNKIKKGATSDFMEIERQRGISVATSVLAFEYRDHKINILDTPGHKDFAEDTYRTLTAVDSVIVVIDVAKGVEEQTEKLVQVCRMRNIPMIVFINKLDREGKDAFDLLDEVEQKLGLTVCPLSLPIGMGSDFQGIYNIWENNIQLFLEEKKQKVGESLQIDDINDSQIDELVGAKAAKTLREELDLIQSVYPEFNREDYMNGDLQPVFFGSALNNFGVRELLNAFIDIAPMPQPKESDTRIVKPEETQFTGFVFKIHANMDPKHRDRLAFVKIVSGTFKRNENYLLVREGKKMKFSSPNAFFADKKEVVDESFPGDIVGLHDTGSFRIGDTLTAGEKLSFKGIPSFSPEHFRYINNNDPLKAKQLAKGVDQLMDEGVAQLFTLEMNNRKIIGTVGALQYEVIQYRLEHEYGAKCSYEPISIHKACWVEADEKSDEFKEFARLKQRFLARDKYDQLVFLADSSFTIHMTQEKFPNVKLHFISEFKHH, encoded by the coding sequence ATGTCTTTACAACAAGAAATCAGCAAAAGAAAAACTTTCGGAATCATCTCCCACCCCGATGCGGGAAAAACCACGCTCACGGAAAAACTCCTGCTTTTTGGAGGGGCGATTCAGGAAGCTGGTGCTGTAAAATCCAACAAAATCAAGAAAGGAGCGACCTCCGACTTTATGGAAATCGAACGTCAGAGAGGGATTTCTGTGGCAACTTCGGTTTTGGCTTTTGAATATAGAGACCACAAAATCAATATTTTGGATACGCCTGGTCACAAGGATTTTGCGGAAGATACTTACCGAACGCTGACTGCAGTTGACTCTGTAATTGTTGTGATAGACGTTGCAAAAGGGGTTGAGGAACAGACAGAAAAACTGGTTCAGGTTTGTAGAATGAGAAACATTCCGATGATTGTTTTCATCAACAAGCTGGATCGTGAAGGTAAAGACGCTTTCGATTTGCTGGATGAAGTAGAACAGAAATTAGGCTTGACGGTTTGTCCGCTTTCTCTGCCGATTGGTATGGGAAGCGACTTCCAGGGGATTTATAACATTTGGGAAAATAACATTCAGTTGTTCTTAGAAGAGAAAAAACAGAAAGTTGGTGAATCTCTGCAAATTGATGATATCAACGATTCTCAAATTGATGAATTGGTTGGTGCAAAAGCGGCGAAAACTCTGCGTGAGGAATTGGATTTGATTCAGTCGGTTTATCCTGAGTTTAATCGTGAGGATTATATGAATGGCGATTTGCAGCCGGTTTTCTTTGGTTCAGCTCTTAATAATTTTGGAGTTCGTGAGTTACTGAATGCTTTCATCGATATTGCTCCAATGCCTCAACCAAAAGAAAGTGATACACGAATTGTAAAACCTGAAGAAACTCAATTCACAGGATTTGTGTTCAAAATCCACGCGAATATGGATCCAAAACACAGAGACCGACTGGCGTTTGTGAAAATCGTGTCCGGAACTTTCAAAAGAAATGAAAATTATCTTCTTGTAAGAGAAGGTAAAAAAATGAAGTTCTCCTCTCCTAACGCTTTCTTTGCTGACAAAAAAGAAGTTGTAGACGAGAGTTTCCCCGGCGATATTGTCGGACTTCACGATACAGGAAGTTTCCGGATTGGTGATACGCTGACAGCGGGCGAAAAACTGAGTTTCAAAGGAATCCCAAGTTTCTCTCCGGAGCATTTCCGTTATATCAATAACAACGACCCATTGAAAGCAAAACAATTGGCTAAAGGTGTTGATCAGCTAATGGACGAAGGTGTTGCTCAGTTATTTACGCTGGAAATGAATAACAGAAAAATCATCGGAACAGTTGGTGCGCTTCAGTACGAAGTTATCCAATATCGTTTGGAACACGAATATGGTGCGAAATGTTCTTATGAACCAATCAGCATCCACAAAGCTTGTTGGGTTGAAGCAGATGAAAAGTCTGATGAATTCAAAGAATTTGCGAGACTGAAACAGCGTTTCTTAGCGAGAGATAAATATGATCAATTGGTTTTCTTAGCCGATTCGTCTTTTACGATTCATATGACGCAGGAAAAGTTTCCAAATGTAAAACTGCATTTTATCAGTGAGTTTAAGCATCATTAA
- a CDS encoding MFS transporter, with translation MCLSVFGILFVAGRLVFSNAINRFGGINVAIVCLAVETLGLTIITLSSHPYFALVGAGITGLGFSLIFPALGVMAMKTVPSSNQGSALAGYGLFIDISLGITGPLIGSVADQFGLPYIFP, from the coding sequence ATGTGCTTATCTGTTTTCGGGATTTTGTTCGTTGCCGGCCGATTAGTTTTCAGTAATGCCATCAACCGTTTTGGCGGAATCAATGTAGCTATTGTTTGTCTGGCTGTGGAAACCTTGGGATTAACGATTATTACATTATCATCTCATCCTTATTTTGCATTGGTTGGTGCCGGAATTACAGGTTTAGGATTTTCTCTGATATTTCCAGCATTAGGTGTAATGGCTATGAAAACCGTTCCTTCTTCCAACCAAGGTTCTGCTTTGGCAGGTTATGGTTTATTTATTGATATTTCGTTAGGAATAACAGGACCTTTGATTGGCAGCGTTGCAGATCAATTTGGACTACCCTATATTTTCCCTTAA
- a CDS encoding class I SAM-dependent methyltransferase gives MTKFQKLIKSIKHIIKQPSLLNLILDQNDIRKAEFQEKYSLLLSLPEVSLDDICNGNFQAEVDLFILDGGSLPTDLALLKTLAKGKNNYFEIGTWRGESIWNIAKEIHDCTTLNLSKSEMEAMGWNKKYAELHGILSKKNPKILHLEGNTKTFDFAGLNKKYDLIFIDGDHSYEMVKHDTEQVFKHLVHGNSIVVWHDYAYNPEKIRYEVFKAILDGTPKAFHKNLYHPQNTMCALFTTENYKTSSFQSPKTPEYLFKVNLESNKF, from the coding sequence ATGACTAAGTTTCAGAAGTTAATAAAATCTATAAAACATATTATAAAGCAGCCAAGTCTGCTAAATCTGATTTTGGATCAGAACGATATCAGGAAGGCAGAATTTCAGGAAAAATATTCTCTATTATTGAGTTTACCGGAAGTATCGCTGGATGACATCTGCAATGGTAATTTTCAGGCAGAAGTAGATCTTTTTATTTTAGATGGGGGCTCGCTTCCTACAGACCTGGCTCTGCTGAAGACTTTGGCAAAGGGCAAAAATAACTATTTCGAAATCGGAACTTGGCGCGGCGAAAGTATTTGGAATATAGCCAAAGAAATACACGATTGCACCACACTGAACCTGTCTAAATCAGAAATGGAAGCAATGGGCTGGAATAAAAAATATGCAGAACTGCACGGAATTTTATCAAAGAAAAACCCTAAAATCCTGCATCTGGAAGGCAACACAAAAACCTTTGATTTTGCAGGACTAAATAAAAAATATGACCTCATTTTTATAGACGGAGACCATTCCTATGAGATGGTGAAGCACGATACAGAGCAGGTTTTCAAACATTTGGTTCACGGTAATTCGATTGTGGTGTGGCATGATTATGCGTACAACCCAGAGAAAATCCGCTATGAAGTTTTCAAAGCCATTCTGGATGGAACGCCGAAAGCATTTCACAAGAATCTTTACCATCCTCAGAACACGATGTGCGCGCTTTTTACGACAGAAAATTATAAAACTTCCAGTTTTCAAAGCCCGAAAACACCGGAATATTTGTTCAAGGTTAATCTGGAATCAAATAAATTCTAA
- a CDS encoding glycosyltransferase family 2 protein: MKFLIVIPAHNEENNISFCLESLKKQNFQDFVCMIVNDGSTDRTAEIINNFKIQDSRFRVLDLETSEHSPGAKVVRTFDKGLQALDWKDFDVVCKYDADIVFPTNYLEKINQTFETNPKAGIVSGLVYIKKYKSNSEIKNLRNPNENWLDFSNKNGEWIFENLSSKNHVRGPIKAYRKECFEDMNGLRTMLGWDNLDILLAKKHGWDVVTIKDLWVKHLRPTAYKYKSQKAEKLGQYFYNIGLSLPLAIISSAKSSFKNRSAKEFFITINSFLKQKERQNLSTEEIKFIRNLRWKEFFKNFGL, translated from the coding sequence ATGAAATTTCTGATCGTTATTCCTGCTCACAACGAAGAAAACAATATTTCTTTCTGCCTAGAATCCCTGAAGAAACAGAACTTTCAGGATTTCGTTTGTATGATTGTGAATGATGGTTCCACAGACAGAACTGCTGAAATTATCAACAACTTTAAGATTCAGGATTCAAGATTCAGAGTTTTGGATTTAGAAACATCCGAACATTCTCCCGGCGCAAAAGTCGTTCGCACCTTCGATAAAGGTTTGCAAGCTTTGGATTGGAAGGATTTTGATGTGGTTTGTAAATACGATGCAGACATTGTTTTTCCCACAAATTATTTAGAGAAGATCAATCAGACTTTTGAAACCAATCCAAAAGCAGGAATAGTGTCTGGTTTGGTTTATATCAAAAAATATAAGTCCAATTCCGAGATTAAAAATCTAAGAAATCCAAACGAAAATTGGTTAGACTTCAGTAATAAAAACGGAGAGTGGATTTTCGAAAATCTATCTTCCAAAAATCACGTTCGTGGTCCAATAAAAGCTTACAGAAAAGAATGTTTTGAAGATATGAATGGTTTAAGAACCATGCTAGGCTGGGACAATCTTGATATTTTATTAGCAAAAAAACACGGTTGGGACGTTGTTACGATTAAAGACCTTTGGGTAAAGCATCTTCGCCCCACAGCTTACAAATATAAATCTCAAAAGGCAGAAAAGCTCGGTCAATACTTTTATAACATTGGTTTGAGTTTGCCTTTAGCAATCATTTCGTCAGCAAAATCAAGTTTTAAAAATCGTTCTGCAAAAGAGTTTTTCATTACCATCAATTCTTTTCTGAAGCAAAAAGAACGACAAAATCTCAGCACAGAAGAAATCAAGTTCATCCGAAATCTGCGTTGGAAAGAGTTTTTCAAAAACTTTGGTTTATGA
- a CDS encoding FUSC family protein, translated as MKINYIKEEISSFFVLKPSPRSWHIPFLAGFAVGIPLLFGYFFADVRSALTASLAGLVILYIPNSKDIFEIMMKMFVCSFGMIISYIFGLVFSFNMWIAPFAFGIFSAIAYYIVRYFNLKPPGSFFFIMMASMAIGLPHHPEAIPQKIGIFTIGTLNACLICLIYSLMKNKKESKSSLTTFQINPYVNLVESFIIGICMFASVLVGQIFKLEYPYWIPISSLAVLQGVNKYHIWKRGLHRIIGTIIGLGIAWFIFSYVNDILWICVCIITLQIIVEMLITRHYALAVMFLTPMGILLAETGSSTSLNPDYLLKMRLLEILIGSAIGCIGGWFLYNERIRFSSIKNLRKSKIVLSKSFLK; from the coding sequence TTGAAAATCAATTATATTAAAGAAGAAATCAGTTCTTTTTTTGTATTGAAACCTTCGCCCAGAAGCTGGCATATTCCTTTTCTTGCAGGATTTGCAGTGGGAATCCCATTATTATTCGGTTATTTTTTTGCAGATGTTAGGTCAGCTTTGACAGCAAGTTTAGCGGGTTTAGTTATTCTATACATTCCGAATAGCAAAGATATTTTTGAGATAATGATGAAAATGTTTGTTTGCTCTTTTGGGATGATTATTTCTTACATTTTCGGATTGGTTTTTAGTTTTAATATGTGGATTGCGCCTTTTGCTTTCGGGATTTTTTCGGCAATTGCTTATTACATCGTGAGATATTTCAATTTGAAACCACCTGGAAGTTTTTTCTTCATCATGATGGCATCAATGGCAATCGGACTTCCACATCATCCGGAAGCTATTCCTCAGAAAATAGGAATTTTCACTATCGGAACTCTTAATGCTTGTCTTATCTGTTTGATTTACAGTTTGATGAAAAACAAGAAAGAATCAAAATCTTCTTTAACAACTTTTCAAATCAATCCTTACGTGAACCTTGTAGAATCCTTTATCATTGGGATTTGTATGTTTGCTTCGGTTTTGGTTGGACAGATTTTCAAACTCGAATATCCTTATTGGATTCCAATTTCCAGCTTGGCAGTTTTGCAGGGTGTGAACAAATATCATATCTGGAAAAGAGGCTTGCACAGGATTATCGGAACCATAATCGGACTAGGAATTGCTTGGTTTATCTTTTCTTATGTGAACGATATTTTGTGGATTTGTGTTTGTATTATTACACTTCAAATTATCGTCGAAATGCTGATCACAAGACATTATGCTTTAGCTGTAATGTTTCTGACACCAATGGGAATTCTACTTGCAGAAACTGGAAGTTCTACTTCACTTAATCCTGATTATCTTTTAAAAATGAGATTGTTAGAGATTTTAATTGGTAGCGCAATTGGTTGTATTGGCGGATGGTTTTTGTATAATGAGAGAATTAGATTTAGTTCAATAAAGAATTTGAGAAAATCAAAAATTGTTCTGAGTAAAAGTTTTTTAAAATAA
- a CDS encoding IS4 family transposase, translating into MDSKLTLFSQIISKIDRVIFKKIVKEKKTDYRNKGFDSWTHLVSMLFCHFAKSTSVRDISNGLRSATGNLNHLGIKTAPSKSSISYQNGKRDADLFKDVYFKLLEQLGQHTKERRIKLKIKVPVYLLDSTLISLCLSLFDWATYRTKKGAVKMHTLLEYDGKLPVYVNITKGSVADNKGAENIPLEKGAVIVADRFYNDFPMLSIWDSKGVFFVIRHKENLKFETLQERELPPKGAQNILKDEDIILSNPISKEKYPKKLRRVAVWDDENKQTIEIITNNFTWAASTIAELYKQRWQIEIFFRDIKQLLHIKTFIGTSENAVKIQIWTALITILILKYLKSIAKYPWQLSNLVAFIRLNIFVKINLQFWLDKPFDQPPESQKTYYQGVLFENL; encoded by the coding sequence ATGGACTCAAAATTAACATTATTTTCTCAGATTATTTCAAAAATAGACCGAGTAATTTTCAAAAAAATAGTCAAAGAAAAAAAGACCGATTACCGAAATAAAGGATTCGATAGTTGGACCCATTTAGTTTCTATGCTTTTCTGTCATTTTGCTAAAAGCACTTCGGTACGGGATATTTCCAATGGACTTCGTAGCGCAACGGGCAACCTCAATCATTTAGGGATAAAAACAGCACCTTCCAAATCTTCTATTAGCTACCAGAATGGAAAACGAGATGCAGATTTGTTTAAAGACGTGTATTTCAAACTATTAGAACAATTAGGACAGCACACGAAAGAAAGACGGATAAAACTCAAAATAAAAGTTCCTGTCTATTTATTAGATTCTACGCTTATTTCTCTATGCCTGTCTTTGTTCGATTGGGCAACATATCGAACTAAAAAAGGAGCCGTGAAAATGCATACCTTACTTGAATATGATGGGAAACTTCCTGTTTATGTGAATATTACCAAAGGAAGTGTTGCTGATAACAAGGGAGCGGAAAACATTCCTTTGGAAAAGGGAGCAGTCATTGTTGCAGACCGATTCTATAACGATTTCCCAATGCTCTCTATTTGGGACAGCAAAGGTGTTTTCTTTGTAATAAGACATAAAGAAAATCTGAAATTTGAAACTTTACAGGAACGAGAACTTCCACCAAAAGGAGCGCAAAACATTTTGAAAGACGAAGACATAATCCTTTCAAACCCTATTTCAAAAGAAAAATACCCTAAAAAATTAAGAAGAGTGGCGGTTTGGGACGATGAAAACAAGCAAACTATCGAAATTATCACCAATAATTTCACTTGGGCAGCTTCCACCATTGCAGAACTGTACAAACAAAGGTGGCAGATTGAGATTTTTTTCAGAGACATCAAGCAATTGCTTCATATCAAAACATTTATCGGAACATCTGAAAATGCAGTTAAAATACAAATTTGGACTGCACTTATCACTATTCTCATTCTGAAATACCTGAAATCCATCGCAAAATATCCTTGGCAATTATCAAATCTGGTAGCTTTTATCCGATTGAATATTTTTGTTAAAATTAATCTTCAATTTTGGCTCGACAAACCTTTTGACCAACCACCTGAATCTCAAAAAACATATTATCAAGGGGTTCTTTTTGAAAATCTATAG
- a CDS encoding ATP-dependent helicase, with the protein MDYLKGLNEPQFEAVTTLEGPLMVLAGAGSGKTRVLTMRIAHLITNGIDPFNILALTFTNKAAKEMKERIAKVVGVSDARSLWMGTFHSVFARILRSEAHYLGYPSNFTIYDAQDALNVLKKVIKDMSVDAEVYKAKKVLSRISQYKNNLITVNAYFNNPELMEADERANMRLIGEIYRKYVEACFKNGAMDFDDLLLKTNELLTRFPEVLAKYQDRFRYILVDEYQDTNHSQYLIVKALASKFENICVVGDDAQSIYSFRGANIYNILNFKKDYPDAVTVSLEQNYRSTQNIVDAANVVISKNLQQFKKNVFSENEVGEKIKVYRSLSDADEANFVSANIFELHNTQQRKFSDFAILYRTNSQTRAFEDALRKKNIPYRVYGGLSFYQRKEVKDLLAYLRILTNENDSEALSRIINYPARGIGETTQNKLIVFADARNVPITQVLDNLGFYAPQLGLNNGIITKLGDFWAMIKAFQVMLKTENVYDVAMEVAKRSGLIKFLKEDQTPEGISRVENIQELLNSMQGFIEEQRQIEDGDPSLSNFLENIALSSDTQNDKDDGDKVSLMTIHLSKGLEFPVVYLVGLEENLFPSFMSSSTREELEEERRLFYVALTRAEKQAYFTYAVSRFQWGKITDSEPSRFLSEVDSKYIEFINPMLEARFVNNSGISSYIFDERPSEPRFFKKKEEKKTLERNETIPAVKKTLKPVATAKIINPSGSSSEDIEVGDRVRHDRFGVGEVTFLDGTDPQNIKAKVIFANEGEKNLILKFAKLTKI; encoded by the coding sequence ATGGATTATCTGAAAGGATTGAATGAGCCACAGTTTGAAGCAGTTACAACATTAGAAGGACCTTTGATGGTTTTGGCAGGCGCAGGTTCCGGCAAAACACGAGTTCTGACGATGAGGATTGCTCATCTTATTACCAATGGAATTGACCCTTTCAACATTCTGGCTCTGACGTTTACGAACAAGGCGGCCAAAGAAATGAAAGAACGTATCGCAAAAGTCGTAGGCGTGAGCGATGCACGTTCACTTTGGATGGGAACATTTCACTCTGTTTTTGCAAGAATTTTGAGAAGCGAAGCGCATTATCTCGGCTATCCTTCCAACTTTACCATTTATGATGCTCAGGATGCTTTGAATGTCCTGAAAAAAGTCATCAAGGATATGAGTGTAGATGCGGAGGTTTATAAAGCTAAAAAGGTTCTTTCGAGAATCTCTCAGTATAAAAATAACCTGATAACTGTCAATGCCTATTTCAATAATCCAGAGTTGATGGAAGCAGACGAAAGAGCTAATATGAGGTTGATTGGCGAGATTTACCGAAAGTATGTTGAGGCTTGTTTCAAAAATGGTGCGATGGATTTTGATGATTTATTACTGAAAACAAACGAATTACTGACACGTTTCCCTGAAGTGTTAGCTAAATATCAAGACAGATTTCGATACATTTTGGTTGATGAGTATCAGGATACAAATCATTCACAATATTTGATTGTCAAAGCTTTAGCATCGAAATTTGAGAATATCTGTGTGGTAGGTGACGATGCTCAGTCGATTTATTCATTCCGTGGCGCTAATATTTATAACATCCTGAATTTCAAAAAAGATTATCCAGATGCAGTCACTGTTTCTCTGGAACAGAATTACCGCTCGACACAAAATATCGTAGATGCTGCCAATGTGGTGATATCAAAAAATTTGCAACAATTCAAGAAAAATGTTTTTAGCGAAAATGAAGTCGGGGAGAAGATAAAAGTTTACCGAAGCCTTTCCGATGCGGATGAAGCTAATTTTGTATCGGCCAATATCTTCGAACTTCATAACACTCAACAGAGAAAATTCTCGGACTTTGCAATTCTTTACCGTACCAATTCGCAAACCAGAGCTTTTGAAGATGCGCTTAGGAAAAAAAATATTCCTTACAGAGTTTATGGCGGATTGTCTTTCTACCAAAGAAAAGAAGTCAAAGATTTACTGGCTTACCTAAGGATTTTGACTAATGAAAATGATTCCGAAGCCTTATCCAGAATCATTAATTATCCAGCAAGAGGCATTGGCGAGACCACTCAAAACAAACTGATTGTTTTTGCAGATGCCCGCAATGTTCCGATAACTCAGGTTTTGGACAATCTCGGATTTTATGCACCACAATTAGGCTTAAATAACGGAATTATCACCAAGCTCGGCGATTTTTGGGCGATGATAAAAGCATTCCAGGTGATGCTGAAAACTGAAAACGTTTATGATGTCGCTATGGAAGTTGCCAAACGAAGCGGTTTGATTAAATTTTTAAAAGAAGATCAAACACCGGAAGGAATTTCACGTGTAGAAAATATCCAGGAATTACTGAACTCGATGCAGGGTTTTATTGAGGAACAGAGACAGATTGAAGACGGCGACCCGAGCCTTTCCAATTTCCTAGAGAATATTGCGTTGTCATCCGATACTCAGAATGATAAAGATGATGGTGATAAAGTATCGCTGATGACCATTCACTTATCCAAAGGATTAGAATTTCCCGTAGTTTATCTTGTAGGCTTAGAAGAAAATCTGTTCCCGAGTTTTATGAGCTCATCTACCAGAGAAGAACTGGAAGAGGAAAGACGTCTGTTTTACGTTGCATTAACAAGAGCAGAGAAACAGGCTTATTTCACGTATGCTGTCTCACGTTTTCAATGGGGAAAAATTACCGATTCTGAGCCTTCTAGATTTTTGAGCGAGGTAGATTCAAAATACATCGAATTTATTAATCCGATGCTGGAAGCGAGATTCGTGAATAATTCCGGAATCAGTTCCTACATTTTCGATGAAAGACCTTCTGAACCACGCTTTTTTAAAAAGAAGGAAGAGAAAAAAACTCTGGAAAGAAATGAGACTATTCCTGCAGTAAAGAAAACATTAAAACCTGTAGCAACTGCTAAAATAATTAATCCAAGCGGTTCATCTTCAGAAGATATAGAAGTGGGCGACAGAGTTCGTCATGACCGTTTCGGTGTTGGTGAAGTGACATTTCTGGATGGAACTGATCCTCAGAACATCAAAGCCAAGGTCATTTTTGCAAATGAAGGGGAGAAAAACCTTATTCTGAAATTTGCTAAATTGACGAAGATTTAG